The following are encoded in a window of Planktothrix sp. FACHB-1365 genomic DNA:
- a CDS encoding S8 family peptidase, whose product MSKQSREFPHIYFPEKGKSENYTRPRQGGGSNPPPNRNRITHASYLEQVIGRAIQNANQLLTSRDPGLATGVPGFYLEFYIKADETIALKSLENQTKKIELVAVKKIPGEEDMVMATVFIPASASNYFLKKVEEYRDKNTKNDKPKNDALVSRLETVEIGTIKSLFTDDPALFPEDGREVWWEVWLRKGKQKEFKEITGKLEIPTKPHALSFPEREIVLAMSDMEAMARVIHNSDAVAELRIAKDTPSMFLEMPSLEQEQWVNDLEKRLLEPGKHAVSICLLDSGVNITHQLLSLGLASDDRHTVEPSWGVNDSPYWRGHGTAMAGLCLYSDSLIDLLATSEEVKLLHRIESVKILPNTGQNQPELYGAITEQGVFLPEIQAPDRRRVFCMAVTSPIDSKNRGTPSSWSAAVDQLCFNDGEFRRLMIISAGNIFQDIFSDNYLNINDIETIENPGQAWNALIVGAYTEKINILDPNYRGWQPLAHGGDLSPRSRTSVAWDTQWPIRPDVVFEGGNMAFDGQNPAETINDLCLLTTHYRPNIRMFDHMSDTSCATALASYMATRIMSEHPNYRPETVRALIVHSAEWTPAMQNHFQGASSKTARGSLLRRYGYGVPDLSRALQSASNDLTLIIEDELQSFCLGKSNIKTKEMKLHKLPWPSEELEKLGEANVELKITLSYFIEPNPGERGWAYRHRYPSHGLRFKVKDSLETDDEFQWRINEAVRNEEENKKSSSSPEDKNWFLGPNTRDGGSIHSDIWHGTAVELARKDAIAIYPVGGWWKEKKYLERYNEMAPYSLIISVRVPGVEVDIYTPVSNLVSTSIEIYA is encoded by the coding sequence GGCAAGGTGGTGGATCTAATCCTCCTCCTAACCGTAATAGGATAACTCATGCTAGTTACTTAGAGCAAGTGATCGGCAGAGCCATTCAGAACGCTAATCAACTACTAACCTCTCGTGATCCTGGACTGGCTACTGGAGTACCAGGCTTTTACCTAGAATTTTATATTAAAGCTGACGAAACGATTGCTTTAAAATCTTTAGAAAACCAGACAAAAAAGATTGAATTGGTAGCAGTCAAGAAAATACCAGGGGAAGAAGATATGGTTATGGCAACAGTCTTCATCCCAGCATCAGCCTCTAATTACTTCTTGAAAAAAGTAGAAGAATATCGAGATAAAAATACAAAGAACGACAAGCCCAAAAATGATGCGCTTGTATCCCGGTTAGAAACTGTTGAAATTGGGACAATCAAATCACTATTCACGGATGATCCGGCTCTATTTCCAGAAGATGGGCGAGAGGTTTGGTGGGAAGTTTGGCTCCGAAAAGGTAAACAAAAGGAATTTAAAGAGATTACTGGAAAGCTGGAAATTCCGACAAAACCTCATGCACTTTCTTTCCCAGAGCGTGAGATTGTTTTAGCCATGTCTGATATGGAAGCAATGGCACGAGTCATCCATAATTCTGATGCAGTAGCAGAATTACGCATTGCCAAAGATACGCCATCAATGTTTCTTGAAATGCCATCTTTAGAACAAGAGCAATGGGTTAATGACCTAGAAAAACGACTACTTGAACCAGGGAAACACGCAGTATCAATCTGTTTATTAGATAGTGGGGTCAATATAACTCACCAGCTACTTTCATTAGGGCTTGCTTCAGATGATCGGCACACCGTCGAACCGTCTTGGGGTGTTAATGATAGTCCTTATTGGCGTGGTCATGGTACAGCAATGGCTGGTTTATGTTTGTATTCTGATTCACTCATCGATCTGTTAGCAACATCCGAAGAAGTGAAACTTCTACACCGAATTGAATCAGTGAAAATTCTTCCCAATACTGGACAAAATCAACCTGAGCTTTACGGTGCAATCACAGAACAGGGTGTTTTTTTACCTGAAATTCAAGCTCCAGATCGCCGTCGAGTTTTTTGTATGGCGGTAACGAGTCCTATAGACTCTAAAAATAGAGGAACACCCTCATCTTGGTCAGCAGCAGTGGATCAGCTATGCTTCAATGATGGTGAATTCCGACGACTGATGATTATTTCCGCAGGTAATATTTTTCAAGATATCTTTTCAGATAATTACCTCAATATTAATGATATTGAAACCATAGAAAATCCTGGGCAGGCTTGGAATGCTCTAATTGTAGGTGCATATACTGAAAAAATTAATATTCTTGACCCTAACTATAGGGGTTGGCAACCCTTAGCACATGGAGGCGATCTTTCTCCTCGTAGCCGTACTTCGGTTGCATGGGATACTCAATGGCCGATTCGTCCTGATGTAGTTTTTGAAGGTGGAAATATGGCGTTTGATGGTCAAAACCCAGCAGAGACTATTAACGATCTTTGTCTACTAACAACTCACTACCGCCCGAATATAAGAATGTTTGATCACATGAGCGATACAAGTTGTGCAACTGCTCTCGCTAGTTATATGGCGACACGCATTATGTCAGAACATCCTAACTATCGTCCAGAAACAGTACGCGCACTAATTGTCCACTCGGCGGAATGGACTCCAGCAATGCAGAATCACTTTCAGGGTGCATCTTCTAAAACTGCTAGAGGTTCGCTTTTGAGGCGCTATGGTTATGGAGTTCCTGATTTAAGCCGTGCTCTTCAAAGTGCTAGTAATGATTTAACCCTAATCATTGAAGACGAACTCCAATCATTTTGTTTAGGAAAAAGCAACATTAAAACTAAGGAAATGAAGCTTCATAAGTTACCTTGGCCAAGTGAAGAACTAGAAAAGTTAGGAGAGGCAAATGTAGAATTAAAGATTACTTTATCTTACTTTATTGAACCCAATCCAGGGGAGCGTGGCTGGGCATATCGTCACCGTTATCCTTCCCACGGTTTGCGCTTCAAGGTCAAAGACTCTTTAGAAACTGATGATGAGTTTCAATGGCGAATTAATGAAGCTGTCCGAAATGAAGAGGAAAACAAGAAAAGCTCAAGTAGTCCTGAAGACAAGAATTGGTTTCTTGGGCCAAATACCAGAGATGGAGGTTCGATACATTCTGATATTTGGCATGGTACTGCTGTTGAATTAGCTCGGAAAGATGCGATCGCTATATATCCAGTGGGGGGATGGTGGAAAGAGAAAAAATATTTAGAGCGCTACAATGAGATGGCTCCCTATTCACTCATTATTTCAGTTCGAGTTCCAGGAGTTGAAGTTGACATTTACACTCCCGTTTCAAATTTAGTGAGTACGTCTATTGAGATCTATGCTTAA
- a CDS encoding SGNH/GDSL hydrolase family protein — MQKLKLKAFSKILGQTALIALITFVMSEITLRIYNKINPSFVFYDSSYNRFRGKPNAPDYDFKLNSQGFKDVEFTVEKPAGIYRILGIGDSFAYGVVPYQYNYLTLLEEKLNQSGQKTEVINMGIPGMGPRDYLSILVNEGLKLNPDRVIVFFYIGNDFLDNYMTANLRTEEKSYVIALIKSLIKIQSNYKGKVLNPTTVKYNDNIPTFNDEKYLQDTVNKSNMFVRNPADGIFKSFVEDAVQDLLKIKQICDSQKIPLTVVIIPDEVQVNSQLQKQVKQVFDPKNENLLDFELPNRMLTEQLQQANIDYLDLLPYFKAASQQTRLYKPNDTHWNISGNRLAAELITQHLTSKNNQP; from the coding sequence ATGCAAAAACTTAAACTCAAAGCTTTTAGTAAAATTCTCGGACAAACCGCCTTAATTGCCTTAATTACCTTTGTAATGTCCGAAATAACCTTAAGAATTTATAATAAAATTAATCCCAGTTTTGTGTTTTATGATTCCTCCTATAATCGGTTTCGCGGAAAACCTAACGCCCCCGACTATGACTTTAAGTTAAATTCCCAAGGTTTTAAAGACGTTGAATTTACCGTTGAAAAACCTGCGGGAATTTATCGAATTTTAGGGATAGGAGATTCCTTTGCTTATGGTGTTGTTCCCTATCAATATAATTATTTGACGCTTTTAGAGGAAAAATTAAACCAGTCCGGTCAAAAAACAGAAGTGATTAATATGGGAATACCCGGAATGGGGCCAAGGGATTATTTATCAATTTTAGTCAATGAAGGATTAAAACTCAACCCAGATCGAGTGATTGTATTTTTCTATATTGGTAATGATTTTTTAGATAATTATATGACCGCTAACCTGAGAACTGAGGAAAAATCCTATGTGATTGCTTTAATTAAATCTTTGATTAAGATTCAAAGTAATTATAAAGGTAAAGTTCTGAACCCAACAACGGTTAAATATAATGATAATATACCCACATTTAATGATGAAAAATATCTCCAAGATACTGTAAATAAAAGTAATATGTTTGTGAGAAACCCTGCTGACGGTATTTTTAAAAGCTTTGTAGAGGATGCAGTTCAAGATTTACTTAAAATTAAACAAATTTGTGATTCTCAAAAGATCCCTTTAACGGTTGTGATCATTCCTGATGAAGTTCAAGTCAATTCCCAACTTCAAAAACAAGTCAAACAAGTGTTTGATCCTAAGAATGAGAATTTATTAGACTTTGAACTCCCCAACCGAATGTTAACAGAACAATTACAACAAGCTAATATTGATTATTTGGATTTATTACCTTATTTTAAGGCTGCTTCTCAACAAACCCGCCTCTATAAACCCAATGATACCCACTGGAATATCTCTGGAAATCGTTTAGCGGCTGAATTGATTACTCAGCATCTTACCTCAAAAAACAACCAACCTTAG
- a CDS encoding hemolysin family protein — translation MSSVFQEILIVVLLIFANGIFAMSEMAIVSSRKVRLQQLANQGNKKAKVALELANSPNRFLSTVQVGITLIGILAGAFGGAAISARLDTQLKQIPILAPYSNAISFTVVVITITYLSLIVGELVPKRLALNSPELIATTVSIPMRWLSRVSSPIVHLLSASTELIVRFLGSHTSTDPEVTEEEIKILIEQGTKSGIVEEAEQNIVGRVFELGDRQVRTLMTPRPEIFWIDIDDPVEENRQSISESSYTRILVCQEDLDHVVGFIKVTDLLTQSLSGQPLDLTANLRRPLFVPETTSVLKILELFKQGETHFALVVDEYGVIQGLVTLNDILMELVGDIPSWENPEEPQKVQREDGSWLLDGMLPVEEFLELFNLEHLLEESEGNYHTVAGFVITHLGRIPTAADHFEWQNLRIEVMDMDGNRVDKVLIVPLPDPENYPASALEPEEG, via the coding sequence ATGTCATCTGTGTTCCAAGAAATTTTGATTGTTGTTCTGCTGATTTTCGCCAATGGTATTTTTGCGATGTCCGAAATGGCGATTGTTTCTTCCCGTAAAGTGCGGTTACAACAGTTAGCCAATCAAGGCAATAAAAAAGCAAAAGTCGCTTTAGAATTAGCAAACTCTCCGAATCGTTTCCTCTCAACGGTGCAAGTAGGAATTACCTTAATTGGAATTTTAGCAGGTGCCTTTGGAGGGGCGGCAATTTCGGCTCGATTAGATACCCAACTCAAGCAAATTCCAATTTTAGCACCCTACAGCAATGCCATTAGTTTTACCGTTGTCGTTATTACGATTACCTATTTATCATTAATTGTAGGGGAATTAGTTCCTAAACGGTTGGCTCTGAATTCTCCTGAATTAATAGCAACAACCGTTTCTATTCCTATGCGTTGGTTATCTCGCGTCAGTTCCCCTATTGTTCATTTGTTGAGTGCGTCTACAGAATTAATTGTTCGGTTTTTAGGCAGTCATACCTCGACAGATCCAGAAGTCACCGAAGAAGAAATTAAAATTCTAATTGAACAAGGAACAAAATCAGGAATTGTTGAGGAAGCTGAACAAAATATTGTCGGACGGGTGTTTGAATTAGGCGATCGCCAAGTGCGAACTTTAATGACGCCTCGCCCGGAGATTTTTTGGATTGATATTGATGATCCAGTTGAAGAAAATCGTCAAAGTATTTCCGAAAGTTCTTATACTCGGATTTTGGTTTGTCAAGAAGATTTAGATCATGTTGTCGGGTTTATTAAAGTCACGGATTTATTAACCCAATCTTTATCGGGTCAACCCTTAGATTTAACGGCTAATTTACGTCGTCCGTTATTTGTACCGGAAACTACATCGGTTTTAAAAATTTTAGAATTATTTAAACAGGGAGAAACCCATTTTGCGTTGGTGGTCGATGAATATGGGGTGATTCAAGGCTTAGTTACGTTAAATGATATTTTAATGGAGTTAGTCGGGGATATTCCGTCTTGGGAAAATCCCGAAGAACCCCAGAAAGTTCAACGAGAAGATGGGTCTTGGTTGTTGGATGGAATGTTACCCGTTGAGGAATTTTTGGAGTTATTCAATTTAGAACATTTATTAGAAGAATCAGAAGGAAATTATCACACCGTAGCCGGTTTTGTCATTACCCATTTAGGGCGTATTCCAACGGCGGCGGATCATTTTGAATGGCAAAATCTTCGGATTGAAGTTATGGATATGGATGGAAACCGAGTCGATAAAGTGTTAATTGTCCCTTTACCTGACCCTGAAAATTACCCCGCTTCTGCTCTTGAACCCGAAGAAGGTTAA